The following proteins are co-located in the Festucalex cinctus isolate MCC-2025b chromosome 15, RoL_Fcin_1.0, whole genome shotgun sequence genome:
- the fut7 gene encoding alpha-(1,3)-fucosyltransferase 7 has product MAAEQFNLMKCNPTKKHALNSRRKCQMFTFLCVLLLALLNMWLNGFSFESNHCTQVTILMWYQPYGKPNNLRGDESWVRNCTPCCKIVEQRSLFPMADVVVFHNFELVRGQEKLPLDLPRPPSQRWAWMSLESPVHNGDLKRFAGIFNLTLSYRRDADISIPYGERLAKEADRDDPVQGVAHNKSFLACWVVSNYRSSFKRSQVYKELSAIVPVKVYGRWTKTPLSSEALLPTISRCYFYLAFENSESKDYITEKLWKNAYQSGAVPVVLGAPVKDYEAVAPPQSFIHVDEFASVKELAEYLQQVAGDRKRYSEYFHWKRKWKVKVNNNWGERVCKLCSQFSNLPPNKVYTDLAAWDHVIDAM; this is encoded by the exons ATGGCAGCAGAGCAGTTCAACCTGATG AAATGTAACCCTACTAAAAAGCATGCACTTAACTCGAGGAGAAAGTGCCAAATGTTCACTTTCCTCTGTGTGCTACTGCTGGCTCTTCTTAACATGTGGCTCAACGGATTCAGCTTTGAATCAAACCACTGTACTCAAGTGACAATTCTAATGTGGTATCAACCCTACGGAAAACCCAATAACCTGAGAGGTGATGAGAGCTGGGTCCGGAACTGCACCCCATGCTGCAAGATCGTGGAGCAGAGGTCCTTGTTTCCCATGGCGGATGTGGTGGTATTCCACAATTTCGAGCTGGTCAGAGGACAGGAGAAACTTCCTCTGGACCTTCCCAGGCCGCCGAGCCAGAGGTGGGCGTGGATGTCCCTGGAATCCCCTGTTCACAATGGAGACTTGAAGAGATTTGCAGGTATCTTCAACCTGACTTTGAGCTACAGGAGGGATGCAGATATTTCAATACCGTATGGAGAGCGGCTTGCGAAAGAGGCTGACAGAGATGATCCGGTACAGGGCGTGGCACACAATAAAAGTTTTCTGGCATGTTGGGTAGTCAGCAACTACAGGAGTTCCTTCAAAAGAAGCCAAGTATACAAAGAACTCAGCGCCATAGTCCCTGTGAAAGTCTACGGGCGTTGGACAAAAACTCCCCTCAGCTCAGAAGCGCTCCTGCCTACAATCTCCCGCTGCTACTTCTATTTGGCCTTTGAGAACTCTGAATCCAAAGATTACATCACAGAAAAGCTGTGGAAGAACGCTTACCAGTCAGGGGCCGTTCCCGTCGTCCTGGGAGCGCCGGTGAAGGACTACGAGGCTGTGGCTCCGCCTCAATCCTTCATCCACGTTGACGAATTTGCATCGGTAAAAGAACTGGCTGAGTATCTGCAGCAGGTGGCGGGAGACCGGAAGCGCTACAGCGAGTACTTTCATTGGAAACGAAAGTGGAAAGTGAAGGTGAACAATAACTGGGGGGAGAGAGTGTGTAAGCTCTGCTCCCAATTCAGCAATTTGCCTCCCAACAAGGTTTACACCGATCTGGCTGCATGGGACCATGTTATTGACGCAATGTAA